One Chlamydiales bacterium genomic window, TGGTCAAGTCGTTCTCCGTAAACAGATGTTCAATCAAGAAATGGCACAACAATTTGCTGATAAATTTGCAGAAAAAGCAGGTTTAACAGTTAAACGAGCCTATTCTAAAGTCGAATTTTTCGAAATTCAAAAACAGATATTTTCTGTGAACCTCTACCTTGAACAAGAAAATCCCTCATTCGAAGAGCGTAATGCACTCAAACCCTATCAAGACCGTCTCCAAAAACAAGCTGCACAACCTGTGATTAACGAAAATAATGAAGAGTTAACTGATGCAGAAAAAGAAGCATTGCAAAAAAAGGCATGGCATCTCTCTGATCTATTATATCGAACTTATGATAAGACTCTGCCACCACAAGAACAGGTACTTCAGGAACGTTTTGTCGAATCGATGCAAAGATACATATCAAGAAAACCAGAAGATCCACAATCTCAATCTTAACCCAAAAAATTGAAAGGATAAGTCTCATCGATTCATATGAAATTTTTATTCTTCTTCAAAATTCGTTGACTTACCGTTAAAATTTTCTTAAAATTTTTGGAAAAATCAGAATTTAACCTTTGGATTAGCTATTATGGAATCTTCTTCGCCTTCTTTCACTATGGTCTATCATGATTTTTATTATGGTTTACCTGCACTTCAAGATAAACAACAACAATCCATCAAAGATCGTATTTTTTTTAAAGTAGATTACTTGCATTTAGCTCAAAAAATTACTGAATTGCTTCAAAAAAACAATCTTCCCTTTAAACTTAATGAGACACCTATTCAAGATCTATCCTATCAATGTATCAATGCCCTGAGTGGACATCAATATGAGCTACTCCCTTCTTATCGTTTTTATCAAGACGCAGTTCAGGCGCATATAAAGACAGATATAGAGACACTTAAAACTAATGAGCCTAAGCTAAAAGCTAATCAGCCTAAGCTAATGGAAGTTTTGCGAATTCACCGCCAAGTTCATATAATTGCTTGTAATATTTTAAGTAATTTCCGCAAATCCTCTGAAGAAGAAAAAAAAACCGCTATTGAAGATATCAAGAACACAACGTTTCACACACTGCTCTCTGGATTTGCACAAATCAACAGAAACTTTCAACTAGAAGTTTCACATGAAGAATTTGTAAAAAAGGCATTTAATGATTATAAAGAGGCATATAAAGAAGTCGAGCGCATATGTAGTTCAGAGTCAGTTTGGAACAACTTCCCTCCAGAACTCCAAAGAGCAATTGTCATTCATCAAATAACAGAAGCTGATGATACTAACTTGCCAAATGGAAAAATGTCTCTTGCTACTGACGCAAAAGCACTGATTCGACTTGGTTATGTTGTCGAAAATGGGGAAGTGGTCCTCAATAAATTAATGATACCTCAAAAAGAAGCCAAAAAACTCGCTGATGAGTTTGCAGAAACAACAGGTATAAGAATGAAACACGCTTATTCTAAGAAGGAATTTTTCTCGATTCAAAAAGAAATACATTTTGTCAAAACCTATCTCGAAAAATACAACCTCTCATTAGAAGAACGTAATGCAATTAAACCCTACCAAGATCTCCTTAATCAAAAGGCTGCACAACCTATTTTCGACGATAATGATCATCGGTTAACTGATGTAGAGAAAAAGGTTTTGAAAGAGCAAATATGGGAATTCTGTGATAAAGTAGAAAAAAATAATGCCATCGAATCACCACAAGAACAAATATCAGTAGAGAAACTCGATGAGGAGTTTAAATCTTTACTCTCAGACTCAGATCTACTGAACCCACAATCTAAAGGAAACCGAAAAAATTAACTTCTCTATTTATTCATTTTCTAGCAAATCAAGAAAAGCTTTAAGCTGTTTTGAGCGAATGGGATGGCGCATTTTGCGCAGAGCTTTAGCTTCTATTTGACGAATACGCTCACGCGTCACGTTAAATGCCACCCCTACTTCTTCGAGTGTTTTTGGTTTACCGTCAAGCAATCCAAAACGTTGAATGAGAACTATTCTCTCTCTCTCAGTTAGAGTCGTTAATACCTCATTCATTTTATCTTTAAGAATCGAATATCCTGTTGCTTCAGCTGGTGATTCAACTCCAGTATCTTCAAGAAAATCACCAAACTGGCTCTCTCCCCCTTCTCCAACTTCAGCCTGAAGAGAAATAGGATGCTGTGCAATTTTATAAATTTCACGGACCCGTTCTGCTGTTAATCCAAGCTCATCTGCTAGCTCTTCAGGAGTGGGTTCTCGTCCTGTCTCCATCATTAATTTTTTAGCACCCCGCAACACCTTATTAATCGTTTCAATCATGTGGACAGGAATCCGAATAGTACGTGCTTGATCAGCAATCGCTCTTGTAACAGCTTGACGAATCCACCAAGTCGCGTAAGTTGAGAATTTATACCCCCGACGGTACTCAAATTTTTCCACTGCCTTCATTAATCCCATATTTCCTTCTTGAATAAGATCAAGAAAGGAAAGACCTCGATTTGTATACTTTTTTGCGATAGAAATAACTAAACGAAGATTTGATTCTACCATCTCTCTTTTCGCTTCTTGACTCTTATCCATCCAACGCTGAAGCATCCTCACATCTTTCTTAAATTCTTCAATCGTTCGACCGGCAGCAATTTCTCGTTTCACCAACCTTCTACGACTTGCAGCTAATTTTGCAGCAGCAAATTTATTTCTCTCTGCACGATTTTTTAATTCATTGATCTCTTTTTCTAGATGTAAAAAACGATCGTAAACTTTAAAAACCACTTCACCTAGATCTTCAATAACATTATGACGACAATGAAAATGACGTAAATAAGCTTGATTACGTATTCTGCATTTTTCAATCTCTTCATGGATTTGCGCTTCATCTAACCGACTGATGCTGGGTTTACGCAAGGAAGTTTGAAGAGATTCAAGGAGTTGATCTTCTTTACACAATAATTCAGTGAGTTTAGGAAGAAGTTTAAAATAGCTATTCTTATCCTCTACCTCTTTATCAGAAATAATCTTATCAAAACGATCCTTTCCAGAAATCAGAGCCTGTGCAATTGAAATGGCTTCTTTTGTTGAGTAGCGAAATCGGAGAATAATTTTCTCAACTTGAAGCTGCGCTTTTTCAATCCGCTTCGAAATTTCTACCTCCTCTTCTCGAGTGAGAAGAGGTACAGATCCCATTTCCTTCAGGTACATCCTCACAGGGTCATCTGGCGTCCCTTCTGCTCGTCGAGCAATCCCTTCTAACTCTTTTGCCTCTTTTTTGCGTTCTTTTTGCCTTTCAACTTCAACTTGATTGAAAATCTGGACATCCATTCCAGCTAAGTAAATTAAAACTTGATCTATCATCTCAGGGGTATCAAAAGTCATTGGAAGAATCTCATTGATTTCTTCGTAGGTAATGTAACCCTGTTCTTTAGCCTGCATCAGGAGTTCTTCCATTTTTCCTTGAAATGCTGTCGTCTCTATTTCAGTTTTTTTTGCTTTTGTCATCTAACGTATTATTTTTTTTCTAGTTATGTTACTATATTTGCTTTATCTTTGTTTCGCTATGCAAAATTCCTCTCATATCATCCAAAAAACCATAGAGAAAAGGCTAGCTCCTGAGGAGGTATGGCTTAAAAGATACTTTTCTGAGATTGATCGCACTGCTGATGTTGTCTGGCCTGCGCAAAATCTCATTTTTCAAATCCAATCTACTCCTATTTCTGTTAAAGAGATAAAAAGGCAGATCGATGATTATGAAAAAATCGGGTACACTATTGTTTGGATTTTGCATGCATCCTACTACAACTTCTATTATCTTACCTCTGTTGAATCCTTTTTACGTTCATATACCCACTATTTTACAAACATCAATTCCCTAGGAGAAGGAGACATCTATGATCAGCATGCTCTCGTCACATGGAGACAAAGACTGATAAGAACACCTCGCTATCCGATAAATCTCAGTAAAATTTCCTATTTCGCACGCATGCCATCCTATTTAACCAAAGAACGTAGAAAATGGAAATACAGCTTTCAAGGAGATCTCTTTCACCAAGAATCTCATGCTAATCCACTTTCTTTTTCGAAGATTTATCGCTTTCTATTCGAATGGCTCCTTCAAAAAGTCTGCGATTAGATTGCCTCTATTTTCTAAAAAATACTAGCCTCATTTATTTTTTCATTATATGTCTGACTCAAGCACCTATTTTTTAAGAAAAAATTCCAATGATATGATTTCTGAAGGGGCCTTTCTTAACTATTCCCATGACTGAAGTTAACTCCTTTGATTTTCCTGATTTTTCTGCAATTACAATCCGAGTCTGAGACTCATCCATAGTAGTGATATTTTCTACCACTCTTTTCCAATCCCTATAGCCTGAAATCACTAAATGGGAAAAATCTTTCATAAATTTCTCAGGGTTCCATCCTAAAACAGTTTTTACATGCTTGTTAACAAATAAAAACTTTTTTTCAGTTAATGAAAGGACAAAAATAATCCCCACTGTTTCATCTCGAAAGCTATCAAAAAGACGACGACGATCAATCACATAACTATCAGAAGAATCAAGAAAACGAGAAGATTTTCCTCCTAAATGGCTCATTCCCATTTCCTCTTCCGTTTTTTGAATATAATATTGCAAATGTAGAGAAAGATCATAGGGGTTTATCGAAGAAGGAGAGGGAAGGGAGATTTTAGCATCTAAAGGCGGCGAATCTTTAGTTGTTTCTTCTAATTGAAGAAGACTGCGAATTTCATACATTAAATCACGAATTTTCTCTTCAAGCTTACCTATATATCGCTGTTTTTTCTCAATAATCATTCTCTGTTCCGAGATGGTCCGTTGATATTCACTATTGAGAGATTTTTGATGTTCAATCTCTTTTTTTTTCTCTTGGAGTCCATAAGCAGTATCTTCTTCAAGACGGTGATAATCTTTACGTAAGTCTTCAAATTCAAGATAAGCTACTCTCATCTCTTCAAGCTTTCTATCCATCTCTAAATTGAGTTGGTGGACCTCTTCTTTACTCTTTGCTACTGAAGATTGGAGTAGATCTATCTGATGCTCATATCCTCGACGTCCCTCTGCAAGTTCAATCTTTAAAAGATGATTTTCTTCACTGATAGAAGAAAGTTGAGTTCGATTGAGTCGCATTTTAATAATTTTAGAGACTGAGGATTGCATTTTTATCTCCCACATCCTCAGGAGATACCATTCTCCAAACCCAAAAATCAGGAGAGAAACAAAGGCAACAAAAAACACTCCATGAACGTTTGCAGTGTAAAAAGCTAATACAACAACTGGCAAAGAAAAACAGCCGAATAGGAAAAGATAGAAATGTGTTCGCGACAAGAGTAAAAATGGCTTGCGCAACTCCCTTTCTAAATTCTGGGGCTCAAATTTACTTTCCATGGACTCAATTCCTTTCTATAACATAGAAAGTGATAGAAGGAAAATCAGAATTTTTAGATGCATCCTCCCTATCCTCGATTTGTAAGAATCTGGTAGATAGAAGGCATTTAAAGAAAAGAAAAATTCTCTTTAGGAATCGCATGCTACTAATGAGGAGAAAAATGTCGAAGCCCAGTTGCATCTCATTGGATTTCAAATTCTATGACTCCTTAAAATAAAGAAAAATTTCGAAAAACTCCTAACTATTTCATCGATGAGGAATAAACATTAACAATCATCTTAATCGTTCCATGTGGAATAGATTCTCTTTTATATTTCCTTAGTCTTTTAGATATACTTATTCTAAAATTTTCTCTATCAATTTTGAGAAAATACTCTTTTTTCAAATTTTTTCTATCTTTCAGATAACAGAGTTTGCTTCTCTATCCCATCTCTGATTACTTCATATATGATGCATCTTAAAATCATAACCTTCAAGATCTTTAGGAAAAAATTCGTTTTAAATTATCGATTTTTTAATCTTATAAAAAGAGATAAAAAGAAAAAATAGATCGTCAATCCCCATATCATCAGGGCGGATAGTGTAGTTTTATAAGGAATTTTTTTTTCCAATATAGATTTTTCGGGAATTTTATGCTGGATCCAACCATGCGAATGTTTTTCTTGAAATTTTTCTATAGCTCGCCTAGCTGCCCAAGGATTAGGATAGATCAAGTCAAGTTGTTCTTTTGAGGAGTAATTTTTGTGATTGTATGTATAAAAATAGGAAACGATCAATGCATAACTGTTTACCCTAACCTCCTTGATTTCCCATGCTTGTATATTCACTGGAATAGTTTCACTAAATGCGTAATAATTCATCCATGCTCTACCTGCTTTTAAACTCAAAAATGTCCCAAATCCTATTAAAAACAAAAAAAAAGCTAAGGAAAAAATTCTTTTATACATAAAGAAAATTTAACAAAAATTTAGGAAATAGCAAATAGCTATCATTGTATTTAGCTCATTGACGAATAATACAGATTAAAATAAAATCATTTCCTCAACTCAAGATAGTCAATTTTAAGATGCAAAAAGAAGAAAACAAAAAAACTAAGCTGCCTACTCCAAAAAAGCGGGATATCCGTAACAACAAGCAACGTTTAATCAATAAAATATTTAAGTCCAAAGTCCGTACAACAATGCAATCCTTTGAAAAAGCCTTACAAGAAGGCAATAAAAGCAAAATTCAAATCTCTTTGAATTTAGTTTATAGCATGATGGATAGAGGGGTAAAAAGAGGCATTTTCAAAAAAAATAAAGCGGCTCGTCTTAAATCGCACGCGATTCGAAAATCCTCTCTCTTGTCTAATTAGTTTCTTTCTAAATTTAGAATAAAGATTTTTATATTGTTATTAACATTTTTCTAAATTATATTACTTTTTCTTTTCTTGATTATTAGGTGATCTGGTGGAATCGGTCATTGGGCATTATCTAAATAGCAATGCAAGCAAATTTGTAGATAAATCAAAGAATTGGGCTGAATATCTTGATCGCTCCATAGGAATCATTCAAGATGTTTCTGAAATCTTACACAAAGTGACTTATCTAAATGGGAATCCTACAGCTGCCCAACAATATAGTCGTATCACTGATACTTGCGGATTAGTGAATCAAACTCTTGGCTTAGTCCGTGGGATTCAAGATATTGAAGGTTTCATCACAGGAAAATCTATTTGGGAAATGTATCCTAATAGTCAAGGCTCTCTTTCAAAATTCCAGACTCCAAAAAGTCACATGAGTATTATCTCAAATATTCTTGCTACTCTTGCTCGGTGTGTTTTTTCTCCGATTAACTGGCTTCATGACATGGGCATACATAAGCTTGGGACTCATGCTGAAGAAATGGGTAACACCGTAGTAGGAATCTGGGCTATCTGTATCTCATTGGAGACGATCGAAATAGTTAAATCTATAAAAAATACTAATGAATATGATCAGATGAAAAAATTGATACTCAATTTTGTATCTAATGTACTAGATCTAATCTCTCTTCTCATTGATTTTATATCACGTATAAAAGGGAGGCAGTTGGCTCCACTCGGCATAGCAGCATCTGCAATTGGATTAATTACAAAAAGTAGTTATCTTCTAAAAGAGTTTATCTGTTCTTCTTAATCTTATCGTGATCCAAAAATTTTAGCTGCAGTTTAATCCAGAAAGTCTATGTTCCTTTTTTTCAAGAATTTGACGAAGAACTTCTTCTGATCCATAAATCGTAACTTTCTTTTTGGCTCTTGTAATTGCTGTATAGAGCATTTCACGACCAAAAACTTCAGATCCTTCAGGCAAAAGAATCATCACTTCATCATATTCACTTCCCTGACTTTTATAGACTGAAATGACGTAGGCATAATCATAACGAGGTAATAGACATTCAGGAACTCTTTTTTTTCCAAAATAGGCACATTTTTCATCTGGTATCAGCTCACCTACATCTCCATTATAGAGTTCTACTGATGGATCATTGACACAGATCATGATTGGAAAACGATGCCCTCCACGATGATGACCTTCCTTTAATAGTTTTTTATTAAGGACATCAACAGTGTGTCTTAAAGGCGTTAAGATAGAGACTCTTTCTTCAAATACCGCATGACTAATCGTTGCAAAATCAGGTATTGGTAAAATCTCAACTGATCTACCTTCCTTAACAGCCCTTGCCATTTCAGTAATACGACTTAAATCGGTTCGTAAACATTTGTTAAGTTCACTAACAAGCGTCAGATCTTTTGCTAAATCAACAAAAAGATGACCTGTTTCCACAGGAGGTAGTTGGTCTCGATCCCCAACTAGAACAAGACGTGAACCTCTATTGATCAAAGAAAAAAGCCTAGTCATTAAATCAGCATCGATCATTGAAGCTTCATCAACAAGAACTAAATCATATCCTAAATATTGTTTTTTTAATAAGGACTGTAGAGTATGGACATCGCAGATTCCATCCAAGGCATGTCGAAGATTTGCTGCTGCTTTCCCCGTAGGTGCAGCAACGATAGGCTTAAGATAGGGAATCACCTTTTGAATCAAAACCGCTGCTGTAAAAGTTTTACCCGTACCTGGCCCACCACAAATCAGAGATAAAGAACGTTGGAATGTATGAAGAATCGCTTGTTTTTGCTCCAATTGAAGAACAGCCTCAAATTCAGGGTCAGGAATAGAGATAGAAGGAATCTCACTTTTAAGACGATGATAATGATGAATAAAAGATTGTTCACAATCCCAGTTACGCTTTAGATAGACCCTATCTTTCTCTTGCACCAGTGCTTCTTTAAAAAGATAACTAGGTAGACTTCTCTTTGCTCGAATACAGAAGTGTCCTTCTCGGGCTGCTTTTAAAAGATCACCAAGAAAAAGTAAGAGACTATCTTCTCCATCAGGAGCGAGTTTTTTTGCAAAATAATAATCAACTAGACTTTTGTCTTTCCAGAGAGATAGCGTTTCTTTTAGATCAGATTGATCTGCTTGGATAAATAATAGATTTTTATTTTCTACCATTTTTCTCTCAGTTTGAGATGCAATAATTTAATCTCAACTTTCCTTTGTCTTATGTGGAAAGAGTCTCTCATTTGTAAGATTTTCTCTTGATTTATCATTCCGTTAACGACCCATTGAAAAATTGATAAGATACTCTTGGTCTCAAGAAAAAATAAAAAATCCCTTGAAAATTCGCTTCTTCGTCAAAAAGCCTTAAATATTTCTGAATCGCTTCTTGATAAATTTGCGCTTGAAGATCATATCGATGAGTGTGTATTACCTCCTCTACTGAGGTATCGATTAGATTAGTTTTCCAATCGATAAGATAGTAACTCCCGGCATGTTTAAAAAATAAATCAATAAATCCCTTAAAAAACCCAGGAGGATTTTGAGAAGGAAATAAAAATTCCATTTCTTTAATCATGTGATTTTGGTTCACATGACGAAGAGAAAAAACATTGTGGGCATTAGGCAGAGGATAGTCTAATGCCCAATCTAACATAGCAGTAATTTCATCTGACCATCCTTCTAAAAAAGTCCCATAGAGTTTTTTTTGCACAAATACATTGAGATCTGAGCAATCAAATGAAACTTCCTCAAAGAGTTGATGAATAAGTACCCCTGTTTGAGCCCCCCCTGGCATACTATCTTCAGAAAAAATAGTTTTTTCAACCGGTTCATAAGAAAAAAGAGAAGAATAAGAATGGATCGCTAGAGGGGAGTATGTTTGATCACATTCAATCTTTTTAGATTGGACTATGGGAGGTTTTTTATAGATAGGTGGAGGATAAAAACGACAGATTTCTTGTGATTTCTCTGAAAGATTGATCTTGTTCAGAAAAGTTGAGATTGGAGAATCATTTTTCAATACCGGAATATAAACTCTTTTTTTTGCACGAGTACAAGCTACATAAATTTGACGCATCTTTTCTGATCGTTCTTCCTCTCGACTTAATTCATCAGAAATAACAAACCGATCTTTACATCGAACTAAGCCCTTATGGTGTTTGTAAGGTGTAGCAATGCCAATTGGGAACACAACTGAAAATTCTAATCCCTTACTGACATGAATCGTCATCACTTGAATCGCCTCTTCTTCAAAATGCATTTTCACTTTTAGCTTTTCTGAATCAGGATCTATTGACATCAACTCTCGGTAAAAGAAAAGATAATCTTTCTTGATATGC contains:
- a CDS encoding AAA family ATPase, whose translation is MVENKNLLFIQADQSDLKETLSLWKDKSLVDYYFAKKLAPDGEDSLLLFLGDLLKAAREGHFCIRAKRSLPSYLFKEALVQEKDRVYLKRNWDCEQSFIHHYHRLKSEIPSISIPDPEFEAVLQLEQKQAILHTFQRSLSLICGGPGTGKTFTAAVLIQKVIPYLKPIVAAPTGKAAANLRHALDGICDVHTLQSLLKKQYLGYDLVLVDEASMIDADLMTRLFSLINRGSRLVLVGDRDQLPPVETGHLFVDLAKDLTLVSELNKCLRTDLSRITEMARAVKEGRSVEILPIPDFATISHAVFEERVSILTPLRHTVDVLNKKLLKEGHHRGGHRFPIMICVNDPSVELYNGDVGELIPDEKCAYFGKKRVPECLLPRYDYAYVISVYKSQGSEYDEVMILLPEGSEVFGREMLYTAITRAKKKVTIYGSEEVLRQILEKKEHRLSGLNCS
- the rpsT gene encoding 30S ribosomal protein S20, which encodes MQKEENKKTKLPTPKKRDIRNNKQRLINKIFKSKVRTTMQSFEKALQEGNKSKIQISLNLVYSMMDRGVKRGIFKKNKAARLKSHAIRKSSLLSN
- a CDS encoding competence protein CoiA family protein; translated protein: MQNSSHIIQKTIEKRLAPEEVWLKRYFSEIDRTADVVWPAQNLIFQIQSTPISVKEIKRQIDDYEKIGYTIVWILHASYYNFYYLTSVESFLRSYTHYFTNINSLGEGDIYDQHALVTWRQRLIRTPRYPINLSKISYFARMPSYLTKERRKWKYSFQGDLFHQESHANPLSFSKIYRFLFEWLLQKVCD
- a CDS encoding RNA polymerase sigma factor, which translates into the protein MTKAKKTEIETTAFQGKMEELLMQAKEQGYITYEEINEILPMTFDTPEMIDQVLIYLAGMDVQIFNQVEVERQKERKKEAKELEGIARRAEGTPDDPVRMYLKEMGSVPLLTREEEVEISKRIEKAQLQVEKIILRFRYSTKEAISIAQALISGKDRFDKIISDKEVEDKNSYFKLLPKLTELLCKEDQLLESLQTSLRKPSISRLDEAQIHEEIEKCRIRNQAYLRHFHCRHNVIEDLGEVVFKVYDRFLHLEKEINELKNRAERNKFAAAKLAASRRRLVKREIAAGRTIEEFKKDVRMLQRWMDKSQEAKREMVESNLRLVISIAKKYTNRGLSFLDLIQEGNMGLMKAVEKFEYRRGYKFSTYATWWIRQAVTRAIADQARTIRIPVHMIETINKVLRGAKKLMMETGREPTPEELADELGLTAERVREIYKIAQHPISLQAEVGEGGESQFGDFLEDTGVESPAEATGYSILKDKMNEVLTTLTERERIVLIQRFGLLDGKPKTLEEVGVAFNVTRERIRQIEAKALRKMRHPIRSKQLKAFLDLLENE